From Camelina sativa cultivar DH55 chromosome 5, Cs, whole genome shotgun sequence:
TATCAAAGAACTCAAGATTCCAAGGTTTAAATTCGATTTTGATTTCGAAGCCTCTGAAGCACTCAAAGCTTTGGGTTTGGAGGTGCCATTGTCCACGATCGTCCACAAGTCTTGCATCGAGGTTGATGAAGTGGGATCGAAAGCTGCAGCTGCTGCCGCAGTAATGTATATTGGCGGCTGTCGTGGTCCTTCCCCAAAGAAGTATGACTTCGTGGCTGATCATCCTTTTCTATTCCTCGTCAAAGAAAACAGAAGCGGACTGGCTTTGTTCCTTGGTCAAGTTATGGATCCTTCTATTCATTAATTTGTGTCCAAAGTCTCGGAACTATAGAATTTTTATGCCAACTGGTTTaagatttggaagaaaaaaattgaatttttagaGATTTCTGGCTAGTTACCTATTTCCTGGcgttttgatatgatttttatttttggtttatttttattgttagagATTTCTAGCTAGTTACCTATTTCCtggcttttttattttatatattattttcaatttgtttttttaatactagCATAGTATCATGCGAATTCAGCTCACATATTCAAATATTGGAGAGGAAACACACGTACGTAGTTGCCAAAACCATCCTGATTCCGGATGCCTTTTCAACTAAGGCTCTATCTGATTTTCCTAAACCAAATGGGATATCGAAATGTAACCGATGCATGAAAAAGAATTAGAAATTGAATGAAACTTGTGTGGCGTGTGATACAAGCTACTGTAGCAGCTTCATCACCAGCCTATCGATGAAGTCATGAAACGGTCTTCCTTGGGAAAGCACTGGCTACACAATGTATACACGAGAAGCATCGTATAGTAAGAACTAAGAAGGAATCACTATGAACATAAAGCTCAAGCACAAATCTTAGCAGAATCCTCTGTCTCCGTTCATCAGCAAGATCCGATCTCCTTTTCCGGCAACGGCATCGATTCCCGCTGAACTGCTGAACTGTTGTATGTTTTCCATTATTAAAATCTAGTttctttataaaagaaaaaacagtctTAATAGAACAAAAACTATGCTATTGAATTcgatttcataattttctggtATCGGATCAACAGATAATTCCAGTATACAACTTtggaaaaaaagtttataatctatcaatattaaattactaaGATGAtagataaaaggaaaataaataaaaaagaaatatagaagaagagaaaattatatttattgttaactagaagaaaaagaaatatggTATCGGGTCCAATTTTGCAACCGTACCAAataataaaaccttttttttttgggatataaataaataaaatcttctagtaaaatcttcaaatttaaGTGAATTTgggaaaatatgaaaataaaatttagttaataagatataaaaagggcaactataattaattataataactgTTTAAGTAGGGTTATATATTGTGTGAAGAGGTTTGTTCAAAACATttaacagaagaagagaaagatggacATGGACCTCAAAGAATCCCAAAGAGTCCCAATTGGCTGCCTAACTGACCTTAAAAAACCAGTAGGGAATCAACACGACATTGCTTTGAGGTTGGCTCAGCACGTGATCAACACTACCGCCGGGAAAACCTCGAACCTCGTCTTCTCGCCGGCGTTAATCAACGTCATCCTCAGTTTTGTCGCCGCCAGATCTCCCGGAGACACCGCAGAACAGATTGTCTCTTTACTCCAGGCTTCTTCAACCGATGAGCTTCACGCTGTCTCCTCCCGGATCGTCACCACCGTCCTCGCCGACAGCACCGCGATTGGCGGCCCGACGATATTGGCGGCGAATGGCTTCTGGATCGAAAAGTCTCTCTTTGTGAAACCTTCTTTCAAGGATCTCTTGTTGAATTCGTATAAAGCTGCTTTCAAGGAAGTTGACTTTCTCACCAAGGTACTCTCTCTTTGATCCAGATAAACCTAACTCCTTGGTAAATTTACCAGGGATTAACATGCTTAGATGTATGTAACACTGTGACATGCTTAGATGTAACATAGTAACATGCTTAGACACTTAGATTTATATGTGTGCTTATATATAAAGTACTAGCTAGGGTTTATACTAACATGTTAAGATTTGTGCTAAATGAAGTATACGCGAGGCTTGTAATTTGTGAAATCAAATCACAGATGTTGATAGctgtttttgtatatatgtttgttttggaCAGGCTGATGAAGTGACTAAAGAGGTGAATTCATGGGTTGAAGAGCAGACAAATGGACTCATCACTAATCTTCTTCCACCAAACTCTGCTTCTGATCAGACTGATCACATATTTGCTAATGCCTTGTTCTTCAATGGAAAATGGGTTGGACAGTTCGATCCATCTCTAACAAAAGATTCCGACTTTCACCTTCTTGATGGAACCAAAGTACGTGTGCCCTTCATGACCCGTAGCTCCTTCGGATTCCATCTCGATGTCTTTGAAGGATTCAAAGTCCTCGATCTAAAGTACAGAGGACCAAGCCTCGTAGACTGTCGTATTTTCTCGATGCAAATCTATCTCCCTGATGAGAAAGATGGGTTGCCTGCAATGCTGGAGAGATTAGCTTCTACTCGTGGATTCTTTAAGGACAACAAGGTCCTTCCTAGCCACCGGGGAGATATAGGAGAACTCAAGATTCCAAGGTTTAAATTTGCTTTTGATTTCGAAGCCTCTAAAGCTCTCAAGGCTTTTGGTTTGGAGGTGCCATCGTCCAAGATCTTCCACAAGTCTTGCATCGAGGTCGATGAAGTGGGATCGAAAGCTGCAGCTGCTGCCGCATTAAGAGGTGCTGGAGGATGTGGTTTTCGTGTGCTAAAGAAGTATGACTTCGTAGCGGATCATCCTTTCCTTTTCCTCATCAAAGAACACAGAAGCGGACTGGTTTTGTTCCTTGGTCAAGTCATGGATCCTTCTATGCATTAATTTGTGTCCAAAGTCTCGGAACTATAGAATTTATATGCCCCTCTTGACATAGTAGACCTTTTAAAGGGAGACGGGTTTTAAATTCGGAagataatatgatttttatagatttttaattaCCTAGTTGTCGGCATTTTGATATGAGCTTAATGCCTTTATATATTGGTGCATCTTTGTCCTTGAATGCTTCAAGTggatatattattttcaatttgcaTCATGCGAATGTCACATACTCTACTAAAATCTTCAAATGgagagcaaaaagaaaaataatacccgtaagaaaaagaaaaaaaaaaaaaagaaaacaaaacacaacgtAGTTGCCAAATCCAAATCCTGAAGCCTTTTTAATTAGCCAAGTCCCTGATCATAAGTTTCCTAAACCAAATCGAAATGTCATGGATGCAGGAAAGTAAAATCGAAATTGAATGAAACTTGTGTGGCGTGCGATGCAAGCTACTGTAGCAACTGCGTCCATCAGCCAAATGAAGAAACCAAACGGTCTTAATTGGGAAAGCATTAGCTACACAATGTATCTTTTATAATTCACAGAAACatgaaatatatgatttaagTTAAATATATGACAATCactatgatttgttttttttcatacacacaaaatgtaaaaaaagagTCTAGACCAGCCCTGGCTCTTAGATACTACCAGATACTTTGCATTCATCTAGTAGATTAAGCAAGTCGTGTTCGGGCGCACTGAGCGAAGGCAAGAACAGACGGTTGGTATTGCATTGGCTAGTCCCTGATGGAATTGTCACAGAAACGTCAGATTCTTCATCCATCCCATCTTGGACAATCGCTAAATCACCTCGTCTCCTCATCGAAGAAGCCGACACTCTCTCTTTCCAGAGTCTCCCGTCCTGTGTGATCGTACAAATAAGAGTAAAGCTTTCCGCAAACACTCTTATCTTTGCAGTTTCCACAATACAGaaaccatttaaaaaattttcttGCAAGTTTTTCAAGAATCATACATTGAGAATGGACGGCTCGGGTAGTGGACATTGGATCGGCTGATCGTTGTCTAAGGGCTCCATCGGGTGATCCACCGGTTTAAACTCTGTTGCTACTTCGATCCCATGAGTTGAAGCGGTTGCGGTGTTAGTTGAAGCAACAGGATCAGATCTTGGAGGCAATGTTTCCCTTCCATCCTGACCATAAGACAAGATTCATGTCAAGTGTAGCTTGGAACCAATTTATGGCTTTTTCAGATAAATTAAGGATTCTTAGATTCAACTATTGCTTGAAATCTAATCAGGTTACAAAAGCAGATAATAGCTTGAACCTATGAAAAACATGCTCAAAATATTCAgctaaaaatttagaaaacaagCAACtctaagaattaaacaaaactGAGAAGCATCATACTCTATTCTCTAAGAAGGAATCTTTATGACCATAAAGGTCAAGCAATAATCTAACAGAACAAAAAACTCATGTTCCATATAACCATCTCTACTGGAATCAGACAAGCAAATAGAAAAGAGAGCTTACGATGGCACTCTGAGTTCTTCTATGGCCGCCTCTAACAACAGAGAATCTTGAGAAAATACCAACCATGCTATTGAGATGAATGAATCTTATCTTAACTTTGAATATTAcaagatgaaacagagacaaaaaaagaaaagaaaagaaacttgtCCTGAAgatgaagagtatatatagattctCAAAAGCAGAGCCAACAAAGATTAGATTGCTTCTTCAAATCTTATAGAGAATATTGCAGTGGACTTTCTCAGAGCTTTAAAGCCTTTATTAAGCTTTGCTTGGGTTGAACAGATTCTTCTCTCTGTTATAATTAtggcttctttctttctttgggtCTCCTCTTGATAATATTCTCCTTCAACAACTTTTCTTGgctttgaaaattaaattagtataaCTATTAATTGATGATTCATCGCCttgttataaaaatgatataaattccCTTATTGGAAAATGACAAATTTTTGTGGTTCAGCTATATTGTTATTTGCAGAATAAAGTATTTCATTCAATTTACATCGAGAAAGCTACAAATCAACTAGAcggattatttattttaatagtgAAAATGACtataatagttttaaattaaCTTATTTTAAACCAGCTCTAGTGTCATTGGAATGttgtattcttattttcttttcaagcAAGAGTTTCCTCTTTTTATGTTTCGAAATTTGGCATCTACTATTGCAGCAAACATCAACCAGAGTCATTAAAAAACCACAGTCTTAATCGAATGAGTTGCTCTATGTCAGTCAGATCAACGGAGGGTAGAGTTTCGTATAAAGAAATGTACATACCTAACATCACCAGGCTGTCGTTTACCAAGATTGAGCAAGATGATTGAAAAGCCAGTCCCTAATAACTGAAACcgtaataaagaaaaaaaaaaaaaaccaatcaaagGAAGTAAAAAAGAAACGACTTGCTAGGGAGATCAAGTTTAAATGATAACAAGATGTCTCGTGAACGCATATCCAATGGCATTGCGAAAATATGAGACATTGTACGTAATCCAGAcatggaagatgaagatgacttACAAATATAGTTCCCACCGGTGGGCAATAGGCGCCAAGATAAACCATAAGGTGGTAATAACCCACATCTTCAGACTTAAAGAGAAAAGTCCCATTATCTAGAGTCATCACACAACACAGATCGATCAACTTTTGTTTCATACTTTCTTGGAAATTGTAGACAATGCATGTGAGATACTAAAGAACTCACCTGGAAGCTTTAACTTGTTACGCagaaagtaatatataaagctTCCTCTTCCACCGGCTTGCTGACGGTGGGAGCTTAAACTTCTGCAATGgcaaaataaccaaaagaaatCTTAGAACGTCAGAAACAAGAAACCAGAGTTAAACATCAGATCAAAGATATAAAAATTcaccaaatcatcatcatcatcatcatcatcctcaaagGTCTCAGCTCCAGCTGGTTGCTTTGGTATTACAGCAACGATCAAGGAATCTACACAAGAGACTTATGCATAATCTAAAGACCCATTCAAGAAACACAGATAACGCTTATAACATTCTCAGCAGAATCTTTGTTACCTTTGTCCTTGAGTGTAACGTATAAatcatctccatcttcttcgCCTTGCAATGccaaaagaaccaaaagagATTTTAGAATgacaaaatctaaattttacTAGGGGTTATATCTTatcttcttttaattaaaaaagaagtacATTTGAAAAAATGTCCAAAATGTCTAGCCTATTTACTAAAATTGCCACTGAATTAAGCTTTGTGGAAAGCgttaattgaaatttataagGGTAATTTTGtctaaataaaaacagaaatcgCAGATCCAATTGAGGGTCCGCGTGTTTTTCCTCAAACCGACCCATTGAGTCGGATCCTTCAAACGGGCATCACAATTAATTGTTTCTTGGATTGTTTACTGGATTTGGATTGTTTGGTGGATTCTATTTGAATCGGCCTCGATCCTGCAAAACATACCAAACAAATCATTGCAAATAACAGATTATAATCTTCCAAATATCacattattttgaatttaatacCGCAAAGTTAGCTAAAAATAGCGTAAATACATATCAAAAAATAATACTCCTTCGTAAACCCTTAATGATAGTATCACGTAATTAACGATTAAAACAGCCTAAAATTAAATTGGAATAACCATTTTCGTGATTCGTATCTTGGATTTCCTACTTTCTCTCCAAGATATTCTCATATCACCTAAACCATAAACCTAGACGCTACCTTCTCTATAAATACTAATCTTTAATCGACTACTAGACAGTCTACACTCATCAAGCAAAAACCTATTCCAAACTTTACTCGGCTCCAGCAATAGCTCAATTACTAGCATTCCTTAGAGATGTCAAGCCGTAGAATCCCAAGCATTCACAAGACCAAggtatatttccttttttggtcaaaccaccaaggtttattattataaagataatgtttttcttagtttgtattttaatttttatgtttgaaaGCCTCTTTGTTATAATCACGTATCAACAGTAACGTGTATATCCacaatatttcttcttttctcatgatttttgttttcatttcacTTTTGTAGACACCACCGACAAATCGTGAATGCTAGCCAAGTTAAATCTATGCCTTCAgatgtaaataaaacaaagactTTCAACTTATCATGGAACTACCTTGAGGAAGACCACACACGTTCGAccacctaatttttttttttattcttaaagtTTGTTATTATAAGGGATGGATTGTGGTACTAACCTTTTTCGTCAGTTTTATATGGAACCGGTGTTGCTTCTAAGTTCTCGCATACGAAAATGTTCTTCTCCGCTTAAGAACAATCTGTTCGAGtttccttttcaattttttgagcTTCGAATCTTATGcaacaaataaaactatatgCTCTCACATAACAACCTACTATCTCATTAACAATATACATAGTTCTCTTTCACCGCATGCGCACAGCTCATAACAACACTAAAATCAAAAGCTTATTTACTACCAAATGTTGTGTTTCAAAATCCAAAAGCATTGTCATAGTCATATGACTCATATCTGGCTCATGTCGCAACAATGTAAGCATTTAGACTAAAGGTTTGACTTATTCGTGTCTCCACTTAAACTATTATAtttgtcttttgattttaatttacaGGCTCCAACGCAAAAGAGAAAAGACTATTAAGCAGACGCCATAATGCTGAACAAACTTGATTTAATATACAAGCTGATATGGTTGTTGGATTTAAATCTATTTTGAAGTTGGACGATGTAAGCTTATGCCTTCAAGAGACATAAGCTCTTTTTAATGGTTAtaataaatgatgtttttggCTAACTCATTATCACTtctaatgtttattaatataaatgaaaGATGGCATAAAGGTTATTGACTGTGCATATTCCACAGTTTGGCATTATTTCGATATAAAATTAGTTAAGTGGACATGTTATTCTCTTTTAAACAGTTTTCGATGTGTATCAAAGGATTAATATATTACTAGAATACATATGTACTATGggttaaatttttgaaaaggctattataatttcaatattaaaatttaaaatctggaaaatcttataaaattatagtgTAGATAATTTATACTCCTCTAAATTACcgaattttaaattaaatacagATAAATTTAGTAACacgaaaaatacaaaaaaattacaatactaCTCCAAT
This genomic window contains:
- the LOC104788982 gene encoding serpin-ZX-like gives rise to the protein MDMDLKESQRVPIGCLTDLKKPVGNQHDIALRLAQHVINTTAGKTSNLVFSPALINVILSFVAARSPGDTAEQIVSLLQASSTDELHAVSSRIVTTVLADSTAIGGPTILAANGFWIEKSLFVKPSFKDLLLNSYKAAFKEVDFLTKADEVTKEVNSWVEEQTNGLITNLLPPNSASDQTDHIFANALFFNGKWVGQFDPSLTKDSDFHLLDGTKVRVPFMTRSSFGFHLDVFEGFKVLDLKYRGPSLVDCRIFSMQIYLPDEKDGLPAMLERLASTRGFFKDNKVLPSHRGDIGELKIPRFKFAFDFEASKALKAFGLEVPSSKIFHKSCIEVDEVGSKAAAAAALRGAGGCGFRVLKKYDFVADHPFLFLIKEHRSGLVLFLGQVMDPSMH
- the LOC104788983 gene encoding uncharacterized protein LOC104788983, which encodes MGEEDGDDLYVTLKDKDSLIVAVIPKQPAGAETFEDDDDDDDDLVNFYIFDLISLSSHRQQAGGRGSFIYYFLRNKLKLPDNGTFLFKSEDVGYYHLMVYLGAYCPPVGTIFLLGTGFSIILLNLGKRQPGDVRATHSIKTVVF
- the LOC104785992 gene encoding uncharacterized protein LOC104785992, with amino-acid sequence MVGIFSRFSVVRGGHRRTQSAIDGRETLPPRSDPVASTNTATASTHGIEVATEFKPVDHPMEPLDNDQPIQCPLPEPSILNDGRLWKERVSASSMRRRGDLAIVQDGMDEESDVSVTIPSGTSQCNTNRLFLPSLSAPEHDLLNLLDECKVSGSI